The genomic region GACGCCCCTCGCCAGGACATCGAAACCGACGGCGGTTGGCGCAAGGTAAGGCTTGGCACTTCACAAGGCACTGGGAAGCGGCGCTGAGCTCTGTCCTGGCCTCACGGCCGCAAATACAGCGGCTTGATCTCGGCTCCGTCCCTGATCAGCCCTAACAAATCATCCTGCCGGGCCTGGCCCCGCGTCAGCCGCTATTTCGCAAGCCCGGCAAGCATCTGCTTGGTTCTGGGCACGTCGCGGCTCAACGGGTGGTCTAGAAGCCGCCGCTCGATCTTGTGCTTTCCCCGGTAGATCCAGTGCGGAGCGAACTCATCAGTTTCGTGCTCTGTCTGTGCGGCGACCGAGTCTGCAGCCACCCTGAAAAGGGACTGCCACGGATTAGTGACGTCCGGCTTCAAGACGTCGCGACCGTGACGGCACGCCACATAAGAGCTCGTGAGCACGCCTCGATGCGGATGCACGACACCGGCTGTGCGCTTGTTCTCCAGGACGTATGGTCTCTCCGGCGGTGACGGCTTTGCTATGCGTACACGGTCCGTGGTCGCCCCCGACTTCTTGTCCATGGGGACGTGTTCAGGGTCGACTCCTGCGGCACGCAGTGCGTCCAGCTGGCGGGCGAGGTCCTGTGTGGCGGTCCAGACCGGCGCGCGTATCCATTGTCCGTTCCCGAACCGTACGAAAATTGTCTTCGTACGCCCCGAATACGGCGGGACTTTTGGCATAGGGAACGGACGCCATGACTTCACGGACTTACGGGGTTTGTTACGACGGCGGAAAGTAGCGGGGACGGTCTTCGGTTTCCGAAGAAACGGGACATTGGTCGACACGCTAGGGGGTCAAGGGGCGGTTGAATGCAGAATTTGTCCTTTCCGGGAGGGAAACTGGCCGGTCACAATCGCAGCTCTCCTGGCCAATAGCCCAAAGCGCTTGGGACTATTGGCCGGTTGCGACGGCGCTCAGGCCTCCTCGAAGCCCTGCTGGTCGAACCTGAGCTGCGTCGCGTTCTCGCGTACTGTGCGCACTTGTTGCTCTGAGAAGCCCGCGGGGGCCATAGCGGTGATTTCGATGCGTACCTCTAGTTGGACTCCCTCAACCGCATCAAGGTGCGCTAGCACCTCCTGCTGCACCTTCGAAAAGTCAGCTGCATACTTCTCAGAGTTTAGGGTCTTTACACCGAAGAATCGTCGTTGTGTCGGCTTTGTCGGGGGCGGCGTCATGGTAGCGCCTCCGGTCCCAGGAGGGGCGGTCGTCGAGCCACCATTGGTCTGGTTTGGGACAGGCGTTTGGCTCTTGCCGATCCCATCGGCGGTTCCGTCGATACATTCACCGGCGCTTTGGGATTCTTTGGCTCGCTGCTGAGCGGCATGCTCGGGTTTTACGAGAAGAGTGTCGTCGGTAAGATACACCTTCTCGGGCTTCTCCTGCGGTAGCCAGAGGGCGATGTATCTCTCGGTGGCGTCGTCAAACGCGTCGGCGAGAGCGAAGGCGTCGTTCTGCCAGAGCAGCACATCGGCTGCGCCCAAGACGGCCTTCTCTAGGACGGAGCGGTCCTTCAGGCGTTTGAGGTAGGGGTGCTGAGCGAACCAGTTCCACAAATCGCCGAAACGAACGTGACCACTTGCCCATGCGCTCGAAAGTGGACCATCGAGGGCCATCCGAACCAGCTGGGTACCCAGAATTTCGGTGACCTTACCACCTGTCTTTAGGGTCGAGGTAACTCGTTCTGCAAGCGTGCCGCCCATGTCGCCGATGCGAACGAAATCTATCCGTGGCGCTTCGCCAGGGACTGCGTTGGGCACCAAAGCGGCAGTGTATGTCGCCCGCAGACGAACGTCGACGGCGTCGTTGAGCTGATTAGCACGAGTTACGGCCTGATTGCGCTGCTGTGGGCTTAGCTCGAGCTGATCGGCCTCACTGGCGATTGACTTCCATGCCTTGTACTCCCTGACCACACCCTCGAGTTCGGGATACCGGCCGCGGTCGGGTGCCACCAGGATTATCATGTTTCGCCGCTGTCGCTGAGATGATCCGACTTGGGTCAGCAATTGCTCGGCGAATTGTCCAGCAGCCGATGCCTCTTTGGTCCACTGGAATCGTGGATGCAACAGGACGAGTCGGAGGGCGTCGGAGTCGGGAACGTCGCCGGTATCGGTGGGCGCGGCGTGGATACCAGCAAAGGCACCCTTGTTCTTCCGCGACTCGGCGACGAGCCGGTCTGCGATCTCGGCGTGCACGTCGGCTTCGCGGTAACCTTGCGATCGGTCGGTCGCCACGCGAGAAACTGAGGCGGCCACGTCGTACCAGTACCGGTCGCCGTCCTCGTAGAAGTATGTCGCTCGCTGTCCCAGGAGTTCGCGGGCGTCGCCCATGTGACTCATAACGTCACCAGGCACGGCAGCGCCGAGACGCAGGTGCTGAGCGTCGACTCCGCGATGGGCAGCGCGGAGAGTCGGCACCGTTGCAATGAATACTGTCCGCGCGATGCGGCGGGTGAGCGCGCGGGCTCCGAAAGAAGGGCGCTCCTTATCGATAAACACAGGCGTCGACCCTTCCCCGTCCACATCCTTGTCCACGATAGGTTTCCAGTTGTCATCTAGGTACTTGGTGATCTCGCTGAACACCTGCGTGTCATTTACTGGCACTGATCCTGGCGCGATCAGCGGGGCGGTGTCGCCGACGTTCCACAGAGCATTGATCACGACGCTCATCAATCGTAGGACACCACGTGTGCGCTGGAACTTCGGAAGCGCCGACCAGTCCTCATAGAGTCTGTCGAAAAGCTCCGGGTGGATTGGGTAAGCGGCCCTGAATCGTGCCTCATATTCTCCGGAGGTGGTCTCTCGCGGGAAGAAGCCAGTATTTTCCTGGTAATACTTCACGTACTGCTTAGCCACAGCCGCTATGTCGGCCAGGGCCGCGGCATCGGGCTCTTGGAAGAGGCGTCGGCGGACGATCTCGAACGACTCGATGTTGTTCGCTGGCCGCCAGTCGTCACCGTTGCGGCCGATGACCTGCTGCAGAGTTTCCAGAGCCACGTGCCCGTTGGGTCCGCCGACCTCAAGGGCCGAGCCGCCTCCGCCGTCGTCTAGGCTGTCAGACGCCGGGACGGAGACGACAAGCATGACACCGGGGGTGGTCTTGGCCATTTCGGTCAGATGCTGGGCAAATGTGTGCTGGACTGAGAACGATCCGCCAGGCAGATCGTCACGTCCGACGAGTTGGCGGGCGTAGGCGACCCACTCGTCGATCAAAATCAAGACCTTCGTTCCGGAGGTGACGGCATCGCGAATGATTGAGTCCAAGGCTTCCCCCGGGTCGGCCGCGTTTGCGTCAGCGTTGGCTACCCGCTCGAAAGCGGAGCGGCCACCGAGCTGCCATGCGAGCTCGCCCCACAGCGTGCGCACCTGTGTCCCGTCATCCTTGACGCTGGGCTGGCCTGGAGAGAACCTCGTGCCTACAAGCGTTATCCGCTTCACATCTAGTGAAGCGAGTGGGTCGCCGCCGTTACTTCCGAGGGTGGAGTAGACCAGATCTTGAACGCCTTGGGGGAGCGAGGTGGTTTCGACGCCGGAGAATAGGTGATACAGCGCGAGCATCGAGTGCGTCTTGCCCCCGCCGAACTGTGTTTGCAGGTTCACAACTGGGCTGGCACTGGCGTCACCCGACAGCCGGCGCAGGGCACGTTCGAGCAGATCCTCCAGACCTGACGTTAAGTACGTGCGGGCGAAGAACTCGCAGGGGTTGGTGTATTCGGGTGAGGTGCTCAGGTCATTGGCGACGGCATACAGGTCTGCAGCAAACTCCGCGGCACTGAACTGCCCCTTCATCACGTCGGGGTGTGGAGTGATGACTTCCCGCCAAGGCTTTATCGCCGTCCCAGCCACTGCACCTGGGACATTCACGGTGTTTGTGGCCCTCAGGACGCGATTGCGGGTCTGCTTCTCAAATACGTCGCGCTGATGTTCGTAGTGCAGCTCGCCTGCCTTCTTGGCCTGCTCGGCAGCACCCACTGCCTCGAGTAGGCGCTCGATGGTATCGAGCGTTCGACCGGTGTCGTCACTATCGAACTTTTCGCCGTGGGCCCAGTCGTTCCCTGCCTTCCGGAGCTCCGTCGCGAATGCGCTCTCCACACGGTTGAGGTCATTGGCGAAGACGCGCCAATCTTCAGTAATAACTCGCAGAAGGAAACGTGGGTCGTCGAGCGAGTGCGTTGGGATCTTGCCATACTTCTGTGCGTCCCGCGCAGCAATTACATCGACCCAGGCCTTGTGGGTTGACGGCATGGACTTCTGCATACGCTCGTCGACCCAGCCGCGGAGGCCGTCGGCGAGCAAGGCGAAACCACGACCCACCTTCTCATTATTAGTCAGTGCCATCTCAGTCCTCGTCCTCATCGAAGTTGAAGGTGTCTTGGATTGCTGGCGGCCGGATGCTCCTGGCTGTCTGTGAAACATCCGCCCATGCGCCGCCGAGGCCATTGAATAGGCTTGCTGTACCAGCGTCTTTCGACTCCATTAGCTCGTACAGGCGGGTGGCCAATCGGTTCACTGCGTCGATGTTGACCTTCGGTCCAGCGCTGGCCATAAGTCGGGCTGCCGCCTCGCGGCCCTCCGCCGCGTAGACTCGGGCGAGGTGACAGGTGACTTCCCATAGGGAAAGTCTGTCGTCAGTTGCAGGGTTCCATTTCGCATCGAGGTCCTGCGGTTTGACGAGCGAAACCTTGCCGCCTCCCGACAAGATCACACCACCGCGCGCAATGCCAGCGACGGAAAGGCCGAGAGGGACTGATAGTGACTCGGCATCGCCGTATGGACGGGTTGACCATCCGTACGATTTGAACCAGTCGAGGCAGAAGCGAGTGTCAGGATCGAGGTCCGTGTCTTGCTCGCTCTCGATTGCGTCAAACGTCTGGTTGATCAACGCCAGCGCCGTCTTGACCGATACGTGCGTGCCATCGTCCTCGAGTACTCGGCTGTACCGTGAGAAGACAGCCATCCCTGGACCGAGCACGGTTTGACGGAGGTCTGCCGGTGCAATTGACCCCTGGCGGATCTCGGGCAAAGCGTGTTCGAGCTCCCGATGCAGCGCGGCGAGAAAACCTGACCGATCAGTTGCTGGGGCGCTGATTTCCCGAGGCCGCAGGGCAAGGACGATTGATGAAGCTAGAGCGTTGGCGCTTTGTCCTCGCATGCGCGACTCCATTTCGGAGCGCACGGGCCATGTTGCGGTAATGGTCCAGCCCTGCCGCACTAGTCCTTCAAGGAAGGTAGACCAACCGGTACTTGCCACTCCTTCCTTCTCAAGCTCGGCTTGCTTGAAAGCATAGAAGACGGTTATCGGGTAGTCGGCCGACGCAGAAGCCCGTGCATGGCCAAAGACTCTTTGAAATCCTTCTTCAAAGAACCGCTCAGCGTTTTCGCCTCCTCCGTGCCGGAAGGGCTCGGCCACCAATTCTTCAGCCTTGGGAACGAGCATGGTGGAAAACAACGAGGGATGGACATCGCGGAGAGTCTTTCTGAGCCAGATGTAAAAAAGATCCGAAAGATCCGCGTATCCGATGTTGTCGTAGTACGGCGGATCAGTAGCGATGACGAGGTTGTCGTAGCTTCGCTGAGCTGCATCTGCTTGGGTGACTGTGGCGGGGCCAGAAGCGCGGCTCAATTCCAGGGCTCGCGCAACGGCTTTAATCGCTGCGTCAAACGAACCGCTGCTTGATGCCAGGGTGTTTGCCTCGGAAAAGTCCCAAGTCCAGGTAACGGACTGGCGGCCATAACTCTGCTGAGATACTTGCCCGTTGCTCTCCCATCGGCAGAGAGAATTGGACCAATCAGCGAGTCTAGACAGGGCCAGGCCCAGATAGGTAGCAACGACGTCGGCGTAGGCCTCGGCCCCCGAACCACCGTCCGAAAGTCGCTCGCCGGCGTCGAGATCTGCAGCAAGGGC from Arthrobacter sp. NicSoilB8 harbors:
- a CDS encoding Swt1 family HEPN domain-containing protein, which produces MALTNNEKVGRGFALLADGLRGWVDERMQKSMPSTHKAWVDVIAARDAQKYGKIPTHSLDDPRFLLRVITEDWRVFANDLNRVESAFATELRKAGNDWAHGEKFDSDDTGRTLDTIERLLEAVGAAEQAKKAGELHYEHQRDVFEKQTRNRVLRATNTVNVPGAVAGTAIKPWREVITPHPDVMKGQFSAAEFAADLYAVANDLSTSPEYTNPCEFFARTYLTSGLEDLLERALRRLSGDASASPVVNLQTQFGGGKTHSMLALYHLFSGVETTSLPQGVQDLVYSTLGSNGGDPLASLDVKRITLVGTRFSPGQPSVKDDGTQVRTLWGELAWQLGGRSAFERVANADANAADPGEALDSIIRDAVTSGTKVLILIDEWVAYARQLVGRDDLPGGSFSVQHTFAQHLTEMAKTTPGVMLVVSVPASDSLDDGGGGSALEVGGPNGHVALETLQQVIGRNGDDWRPANNIESFEIVRRRLFQEPDAAALADIAAVAKQYVKYYQENTGFFPRETTSGEYEARFRAAYPIHPELFDRLYEDWSALPKFQRTRGVLRLMSVVINALWNVGDTAPLIAPGSVPVNDTQVFSEITKYLDDNWKPIVDKDVDGEGSTPVFIDKERPSFGARALTRRIARTVFIATVPTLRAAHRGVDAQHLRLGAAVPGDVMSHMGDARELLGQRATYFYEDGDRYWYDVAASVSRVATDRSQGYREADVHAEIADRLVAESRKNKGAFAGIHAAPTDTGDVPDSDALRLVLLHPRFQWTKEASAAGQFAEQLLTQVGSSQRQRRNMIILVAPDRGRYPELEGVVREYKAWKSIASEADQLELSPQQRNQAVTRANQLNDAVDVRLRATYTAALVPNAVPGEAPRIDFVRIGDMGGTLAERVTSTLKTGGKVTEILGTQLVRMALDGPLSSAWASGHVRFGDLWNWFAQHPYLKRLKDRSVLEKAVLGAADVLLWQNDAFALADAFDDATERYIALWLPQEKPEKVYLTDDTLLVKPEHAAQQRAKESQSAGECIDGTADGIGKSQTPVPNQTNGGSTTAPPGTGGATMTPPPTKPTQRRFFGVKTLNSEKYAADFSKVQQEVLAHLDAVEGVQLEVRIEITAMAPAGFSEQQVRTVRENATQLRFDQQGFEEA
- a CDS encoding DUF1156 domain-containing protein, encoding MNFSLPASANKAPIRKLIEVSMPLEKVNEALKAEKDRKVGKPQQIHHWWARRPITAARAVLFAQLVDDPSSHPELFSTDEEIAVERRRLHKLLVRLVQWDSTYDEAILDEARLEIRRWTGGAPPAILDPFAGGGAIPLEAQRLGLHAHASDLNPVPVLINKALIELPPIFSGSSPVFPGAAESTLGGWPRALGLAEDVRRYGALLRDRATQRIGHLYPPAKLPSGETATAIAWIWVRLVTCWNPACGIQMPLTSTWWLSKKKGKEAFVIPAIIDDPSAPGGRRVTFSIGHDPKSAPPRVTEGTVGQSGATCIACGTAVELKHIRSEGKAKRLGTQLMAVVAQGNRKRIYLPPTLEHTEHSNVPRPTDGPAGDLPTAALGFRVQGYGMSEWTDIFTDRQLLALTTLSDLVREIRSQVVKDALAADLDAGERLSDGGSGAEAYADVVATYLGLALSRLADWSNSLCRWESNGQVSQQSYGRQSVTWTWDFSEANTLASSSGSFDAAIKAVARALELSRASGPATVTQADAAQRSYDNLVIATDPPYYDNIGYADLSDLFYIWLRKTLRDVHPSLFSTMLVPKAEELVAEPFRHGGGENAERFFEEGFQRVFGHARASASADYPITVFYAFKQAELEKEGVASTGWSTFLEGLVRQGWTITATWPVRSEMESRMRGQSANALASSIVLALRPREISAPATDRSGFLAALHRELEHALPEIRQGSIAPADLRQTVLGPGMAVFSRYSRVLEDDGTHVSVKTALALINQTFDAIESEQDTDLDPDTRFCLDWFKSYGWSTRPYGDAESLSVPLGLSVAGIARGGVILSGGGKVSLVKPQDLDAKWNPATDDRLSLWEVTCHLARVYAAEGREAAARLMASAGPKVNIDAVNRLATRLYELMESKDAGTASLFNGLGGAWADVSQTARSIRPPAIQDTFNFDEDED